From a single Lactococcus carnosus genomic region:
- a CDS encoding ABC transporter permease, translating to MVIDKDTQVVSSQPVKKKERSSRERKNQLMFHLMMIPGILFLIVFTYVPMAGIVMAFQNYIPAKGLTGSAWVGFTHFQRLFSLPDIGLLFRNTIVIALGKIIIGTILSIVFAILLNEIRVMFLKKSVQTIVYLPHFLSWVVLSAVVMNMFNLDGSITQILNSIGLKDLNFLGSNKLFQPLLIGTDVWKEFGYSSVVYLAAITSIDPGLYEAASIDGATWFKKVWHVTLPGMMTIILLLAIMNLPNILNAGFDQVYNLYSPMVYESGDILDTYVYRVGLIGRQYSFGTAVGLFKALIGAVLMIGANEIAGHYTDRKMF from the coding sequence ATGGTGATTGATAAAGACACACAGGTAGTATCTAGCCAACCAGTAAAAAAGAAGGAGCGGAGTAGTCGAGAACGAAAAAATCAACTTATGTTTCATTTGATGATGATTCCAGGTATCTTATTTCTGATTGTTTTCACCTATGTCCCCATGGCGGGGATTGTCATGGCATTTCAAAATTATATACCTGCAAAAGGTCTAACGGGTTCTGCATGGGTTGGCTTCACACACTTTCAACGCCTATTTTCCCTTCCAGATATCGGGCTCTTGTTTAGAAATACAATCGTGATTGCCCTGGGTAAAATTATCATTGGGACAATCCTCTCGATTGTCTTTGCTATCTTGCTAAATGAAATCCGTGTCATGTTTCTAAAAAAATCTGTTCAAACGATTGTTTATCTTCCCCATTTTCTATCGTGGGTCGTCTTGTCAGCAGTCGTCATGAACATGTTTAATTTGGATGGTTCAATTACACAGATATTAAATTCAATTGGTCTTAAAGACTTGAACTTTCTAGGCTCAAATAAACTCTTCCAGCCTTTACTCATCGGAACAGATGTTTGGAAGGAATTTGGGTATAGCTCAGTTGTCTATCTTGCTGCTATTACCTCTATTGACCCAGGCTTGTATGAAGCAGCATCTATAGATGGTGCAACTTGGTTTAAGAAAGTATGGCATGTGACCCTACCAGGTATGATGACAATCATTCTATTATTAGCAATCATGAATCTACCGAATATTTTAAACGCTGGATTTGACCAAGTTTATAACTTGTATTCACCTATGGTATACGAATCAGGTGATATTTTAGATACCTATGTGTACCGAGTTGGCTTAATCGGCCGCCAGTACTCGTTTGGTACTGCTGTAGGCCTATTCAAAGCGCTAATCGGTGCAGTCTTGATGATCGGTGCAAATGAGATTGCTGGTCATTATACTGACCGTAAAATGTTTTAG
- a CDS encoding carbohydrate ABC transporter permease yields the protein MKEKLNARIIIIYTLVILLGLVCLLPLWNIVAISLSGPAAVAGNKVGLIPVDLTFGAYEKIMSDGQFWRSFGISVLRVAITLALNLVLIVLMAYPLAKSKRVFRGRTLYMNLMIFAMLFNGGMIPTYLVVKQLGLLNTIWALILPGAVPIFSVILVMNFFRGIPKALEEAAIIDGATPLQVLFQVFIPISLPSLATVSLFSIVGTWNDFMGGLIYITKAKDYPLMTYIQALNVNIADAIKNNASAEQIANLAQLSDKNLNAAKIMVAIIPLLLIYPMLQKYFVTGMVVGSVKE from the coding sequence ATGAAAGAAAAATTAAATGCAAGAATCATCATTATCTATACACTTGTGATTTTGCTAGGCTTGGTATGTCTCTTACCACTTTGGAACATCGTTGCCATCTCCTTATCTGGACCAGCAGCAGTAGCAGGTAATAAAGTTGGCCTTATACCAGTTGATTTGACATTTGGTGCCTATGAAAAAATCATGAGCGATGGCCAATTTTGGCGGTCGTTTGGGATCTCTGTGCTACGGGTTGCCATTACGCTTGCTCTAAATCTTGTCCTCATCGTCTTGATGGCCTATCCATTAGCAAAAAGTAAACGGGTCTTTAGAGGTCGGACACTTTATATGAATCTCATGATCTTTGCGATGTTGTTCAATGGGGGGATGATTCCAACCTATTTAGTTGTTAAACAATTGGGACTACTAAATACGATTTGGGCCTTAATCTTACCAGGTGCTGTACCGATTTTCTCAGTTATATTGGTTATGAATTTCTTTAGAGGCATTCCAAAGGCCTTAGAAGAAGCAGCGATTATTGATGGGGCAACACCGCTACAAGTTTTATTTCAAGTCTTCATCCCGATTTCCTTACCATCACTTGCTACTGTCTCCCTCTTCTCTATTGTTGGGACATGGAATGATTTTATGGGTGGTTTGATCTATATTACAAAAGCAAAAGATTATCCATTGATGACCTATATCCAAGCCTTGAATGTCAACATTGCAGATGCAATCAAAAATAATGCATCAGCTGAACAAATTGCTAATCTTGCTCAGTTATCAGATAAGAATCTGAATGCAGCAAAGATCATGGTGGCAATTATTCCGCTGTTGCTGATTTATCCAATGTTGCAAAAATACTTTGTAACTGGTATGGTTGTAGGTTCTGTTAAGGAATAA